One Prunus dulcis chromosome 8, ALMONDv2, whole genome shotgun sequence DNA window includes the following coding sequences:
- the LOC117638490 gene encoding TMV resistance protein N-like, which yields MDSNITTELVASSPSPSTNSWKYHVFLSFRGEDTRYSFTDHLHSSLLSRGINTFRDDDQLERGQDISREVYQAIKESRISIILFSENYASSTRCLEELAKIIEFKNSQDQIVIPVYYKVDPANVKKQMGAIGEAFAHHENKFKENLEMVERWRAALTDAANLPGMNFNNYEYVYF from the coding sequence ATGGATTCCAATATCACCACTGAACTAGTAGCCTCTTCGCCTTCTCCTTCCACCAATTCCTGGAAATATCATGTCTTTCTTAGTTTTAGGGGTGAGGATACGCGCTACAGCTTTACAGACCATCTGCACAGCAGTTTGCTAAGCAGGGGAATTAACACCTTCAGGGATGATGATCAACTCGAAAGAGGACAAGATATATCAAGGGAGGTTTATCAAGCAATTAAAGAGTCAAGGATTTCTATCATCCTATTCTCTGAAAACTATGCCTCATCAACTCGGTGCTTGGAAGAGCTTGCTAAGATTATTGAATTTAAGAATTCACAGGACCAAATTGTTATCCCGGTTTATTACAAAGTGGACCCTGCAAATGTAAAAAAGCAAATGGGCGCTATTGGTGAAGCATTTGCTCACcatgaaaacaaattcaaGGAGAATTTGGAGATGGTAGAGCGATGGAGGGCGGCTCTTACGGATGCAGCAAATTTGCCTGGGATGAATTTTAACAATTATGAGTACGTATATTTCTAA
- the LOC117638491 gene encoding disease resistance protein RPV1-like, with protein sequence MGELLGAGVNDVRMVGIWGIRGIGKTTIAKAVYNSIVHQFEGSCFLENVRENSAAPRGLLQLQKTLLYEILGGKELELTSVDKGINVIKQRLSHKRVLLMLDDVDQLDQLNKLIGRSDWLGLGSRIIITTRHKHLLTSHQVDLVYEVKKLDTYEAFELFSYNAFAEKGLPDDYKNLAVSLVDYAKGIPLALTVTGSLLCGRSVDEWRAVLDCYRRAPSLDTDEILKITKNALERPEVSVETALVRIEEEHVQMHDLQEEMHIETARQDVREDVNIGTIEIQRQESLPEQPDGIWFSAKSFSNKVFSAEWMFLIASVMLEIFSAICDQLSSPRKPLYALFGTLFGTFPEICGLIYAITQWASSMVQFVCVLQHKDNPFKVNILPVLFLLCLVVSKLIRNVRGRTREETSEMELESIAVDP encoded by the exons ATGGGTGAGCTTTTAGGTGCTGGGGTAAATGATGTTCGCATGGTAGGTATATGGGGGATTAGGGGAATAGGTAAGACAACAATTGCCAAAGCAGTTTATAATTCAATTGTCCATCAGTTTGAAGGTAGTTGTTTTCTGGAAAATGTTAGAGAAAACTCAGCTGCACCTAGAGGCCTGCTCCAACTACAGAAGACTCTTCTTTATGAGATTCTAGGGGGAAAAGAATTGGAGTTGACAAGCGTTGATAAAGGTATCAATGTAATAAAGCAAAGGTTGAGTCATAAAAGGGTTCTCTTGATGCTTGATGATGTGGATCAATTGGAccaattaaacaaattaattgGAAGGTCTGATTGGCTTGGTTTGGGTAGTAGAATTATCATAACAACAAGACATAAGCATTTGCTAACGTCTCATCAAGTTGACTTAGTGTATGAGGTCAAGAAACTAGATACTTATGAAGCTTTTGAGCTCTTCAGCTATAATGCCTTCGCGGAAAAAGGACTTCCAGATGATTATAAGAACCTTGCAGTAAGTCTAGTAGATTATGCTAAGGGGATCCCATTAGCTCTCACGGTTACTGGTTCGCTTCTATGTGGTAGAAGTGTAGATGAGTGGCGAGCTGTATTGGATTGTTACAGAAGAGCACCTTCCCTGGATACTGATGAAATCCtcaaaataactaaaaatgCTCTAGAACGTCCGGAAGTATCCGTGGAAACTGCCCTCGTGAGGATTGAAGAAGAACATGTTCAAATGCATGACTTGCAAGAAGAAATGCATATAGAAACTGCTCGACAGGATGTTCGTGAGGATGTTAACATT GGAACAATTGAAATTCAACGCCAAGAAAGTTTGCCTGAGCAACCGGATGGGATATGGTTTAGTGCTAAAAGCTTCTCTAATAAG GTATTTTCAGCGGAGTGGATGTTTTTAATCGCTAGCGTGATGCTAGAGATCTTTTCAGCTATATGTGATCAACTTTCCTCCCCAAGAAAGCCTCTCTATGCACTCTTTG GCACCCTTTTTGGTACTTTCCCTGAGATTTGTGGATTAATTTATGCAATCACTCAGTGGGCGTCCTCCATGGTTCAGTTTGTGTGCGTGCTTCAGCATAAGGACAATCCTTTCAAAGTAAACATTTTGCCtgtcctttttcttctgtgtTTGGTTGTTTCAAAATTAATTCGGAATGTGAGGGGCAGAACAAGAGAGGAGACCAGTGAGATGGAATTGGAATCCATTGCTGTTGACCCTTGA
- the LOC117638493 gene encoding TMV resistance protein N-like, with protein MVAKRERSSGLKFGCKTGGNRQFPASRRRPKAGDWSRMIGDVELVRHNSKFIDNIVEEISAQVLSRTYLNVAKYPVGIESRVQDMNELLGVGVNDVRMVGIWGIHGIGKTTIAKAVYNSISHEFEGSCFLENVRENSMEPGGLVQLQKIVLSEILGEEQLELTDVDEGINVIKKRLSRKRVLLILDGVNQMEQLKKLVGGSDWFGLGSRIIITSSDKHLLTGHQVNLIYEVEELDFDEAFELFSWNAFPINKLPDDYAKVAAAIVHYAKGIPLALTIIGSLLCGRSIDQWRITLDDYRRVPNLEIQYILKISYDALEDSVKEVFIDIACFLNGKNKKYVIKMLESCHLNPEYGIEVLIEKAFIIIKKDHIWMNDLIEELGKEIVLRQDSLTGRDRRSKLWFYKNVNHVLSENKGISETKGIVVKSHVADEKHLSSKSFLKATSAKWIFLLIALCLEILSLAFDQASSPSNPHYALFGMMLAIVAVLICILELIYKGKKERVELRRWRTLWWFYYPRPQRRLYGSLPDIYGLVGAISQCICSTVQYVCFIRHDQNPIKVSLWPAIFLICLGVSRLNWIRMDETDGQNE; from the exons ATGGTGGCGAAACGAGAGAGATCGAGTGGCTTGAAGTTTGGGTGCAAAACCGGCGGAAATCGCCAATTTCCGGCGAGCAGGCGGCGGCCCAAGGCTGGCGACTGGTCGAGGATGATCGGCGACGTCGAGCTGGTCCG GCACAATTCTAAATTTATTGATAACATTGTTGAAGAGATTTCAGCACAAGTATTAAGCCGCACCTATTTAAATGTGGCAAAGTATCCGGTTGGAATAGAGTCTCGTGTACAAGATATGAATGAGCTTTTAGGAGTTGGAGTAAATGATGTTCGCATGGTAGGTATATGGGGGATTCATGGAATAGGTAAGACAACAATTGCTAAAGCTGTTTATAATTCGATTTCCCATGAGTTTGAAGGTAGCTGTTTTTTGGAAAATGTTAGAGAAAATTCAATGGAACCTGGAGGCCTAGTCCAACTACAAAAGATTGTTCTTTCTGAGATTCTAGGGGAAGAGCAATTGGAGTTGACCGACGTTGATGAAGGAATAAATGTGATAAAGAAAAGGTTGAGCCGCAAAAGGGTCCTCTTAATTCTTGATGGCGTGAATCAAATggaacaattaaaaaaattagttggAGGGTcagattggtttggtttgggcAGTAGAATCATCATAACATCGAGTGATAAACATTTGTTAACCGGCCATCAAGTTAACCTAATATACGAGGTGGAGGAATTAGATTTTGATGAAGCTTTTGAGCTATTCAGTTGGAATGCCTTCCCAATAAATAAACTTCCAGATGATTATGCTAAAGTGGCTGCTGCAATAGTGCACTATGCTAAAGGGATTCCATTAGCTCTCACAATTATAGGTTCCCTCCTATGTGGTAGAAGCATAGATCAATGGAGAATTACATTAGATGATTACAGAAGAGTTCCTAACTTAGAGATTCAATACATTCTCAAAATAAGTTACGATGCACTAGAAGATTCGGTGAAAGAAGTTTTCATTGACATTGCATGTTTCTTAAACGGTAAAAATAAGAAGTATGTGATAAAAATGCTGGAAAGTTGTCACCTCAACCCTGAGTATGGTATTGAAGTACTGATAGAAAAGGCCTTCATAATTATTAAGAAAGATCATATTTGGATGAATGACCTGATAGAAGAACTGGGTAAAGAAATAGTACTTCGCCAAGATTCTTTAACCGGGCGTGATAGACGTAGCAAATTGTGGTTTTACAAGAATGTTAACCATGTTCTATCGGAAAATAAA GGAATAAGTGAAACTAAAGGCATCGTGGTAAAGTCGCATGTAGCAGATGAGAAACACTTGAGCTCTAAAAGCTTCTTAAAG GCTACTTCAGCAAAGTGGATCTTTTTACTCATTGCCCTCTGCCTAGAGATTTTGTCACTTGCTTTTGATCAGGCTTCCTCTCCAAGCAATCCCCACTATGCATTATTTGGTATGATGTTGGCCATTGTTGCTGTACTGATTTGCATATTGGAGCTCATTTACAAGGGTAAAAAGGAAAGAGTTGAACTGAGGAGGTGGAGGACGTTGTGGTGGTTTTATTATCCACGTCCCCAGCGAAGGCTATATGGTAGTCTTCCTGACATTTATGGATTAGTTGGTGCCATCTCTCAGTGCATTTGCTCGACAGTTCAGTATGTGTGCTTCATCCGGCATGATCAAAATCCTATCAAAGTCTCCCTTTGGCCTGCCATCTTTCTTATATGTTTGGGTGTTTCAAGATTGAATTGGATTAGAATGGACGAGACCGATGGACAAAATGAGTGA
- the LOC117638492 gene encoding disease resistance protein RUN1-like has product MALITSESVSSSSSSSSSTNSWRNDVFISYRAADTRYNFTDHLYSNLQQKGIKTFMDTDYKREEEMSPALWNEIEGSKISIIVFSENFGSSSWCLDELVKILDCKSSKQQMVMPIFYKVDPSHVRKQLGTFGEAFVDHERIFINDMEKVMRWRAALTEAANLSGWALKDGYISNHLITIAIFEAGHFLLREAIISKVEQA; this is encoded by the exons ATGGCTTTAATCACCAGTGAATCAGtatcctcttcctcttcctcttcctcttccaccAATTCTTGGAGAAATGATGTCTTTATCAGTTATAGAGCTGCAGATACACGCTACAATTTTACAGACCACTTGTACAGCAATTTGCAACAGAAGGGAATTAAAACCTTCATGGATACTGACTataagagagaggaagaaatgtCACCAGCACTTTGGAACGAAATTGAAGGGTCGAAGATTTCTATCATCGTATTCTCCGAAAACTTTGGATCCTCGTCCTGGTGCTTGGATGAACTCGTCAAGATCCTTGATTGTAAAAGTTCAAAACAACAGATGGTTATGCCAATTTTTTACAAAGTGGACCCCTCGCATGTGAGAAAGCAATTGGGCACTTTTGGTGAAGCATTTGTCGACCATGAACGCATATTCATTAATGACATGGAGAAGGTGATGAGATGGAGGGCAGCTCTTACGGAAGCAGCAAATTTATCCGGGTGGGCTTTGAAGGATGGGTATATTTCGAACCACCTAATTACTATAGCTATATTTGAGGCCg GACATTTCCTGTTGAGAGAGGCGATAATATCAAAGGTGGAACAAGCCTAG